GGAAAACATTAAGCGTGATGTTCATGGTCACACGTCCCCACAGTCCTCCCTGAAGCATGGTTACTGTTTCGAGGGAAAAAGTTGAGAAGGTCGTCAATGCACCGAGCATACCGGTGATTACCAGTGCTTTTTGGTGCGGAGCCACGACTGACTCAAAATAGAGTGCCAGAAAACCGATAATAAAACTTCCCAACACATTCACACTCAGCGTACCGACGGGAAACAGTGTCGGCGAAAGTCTCTGTACCCAGCCGCTGATGAGAAAACGAAGGATCGCACCTACAAAACCTCCCGTACCCACGGCTAGCAACAAATAAGGCTGCATTACGCTTTTCCGAATTTGGGATGATGGTAATGAAGTACTTCAGTGTCACTTATGGTCACAAGCCCCTCTTCTATCATATCCCCCGCAGCATCGAGAAATACTTTTATGTTCTCTTCCGTATCTATCATGGTGATAATCAGCGGTACTTTCTGCTTGAGGACCCAGACATTGAAACTGTGTATCTCGGAGTGTGCTCCCATTCCGGCGACGGCTTTCAGAACGGTTGCTCCAGCTATCCCTTTCTCTTTTGCCAAAGTCAAAAGTGCTTCAAAAAGCGGTTTGCCATCTACCGTATCTTCATTACTGATATAAATCTTTAACTCTTTCCGTATTCCCAAATAACGTTGCATCTTTTTCCTTTGATATGTGAAATTCTAACTTTGTTCAGTATATCCCTACATTGTTCCCCACAGCCCTTTGATACCGCTGATGATGAACTGTGCAGCGATCGCACCGACGATCAGGCCCATAATTCTGGTCAGGATCTTCATTCCTGTTACACCGAGTGCCCTGTTGATCGCTCCGGCATAACGCAGTATCAGATAAACTGCCAAAGTCGCAGCAAATATGGCAATTGTGATCAGTCCATAGCTGATCATCATCGGATAACTTTGTATGTGGTTGTGGTTGAGTACGATGATCGTAGCGATTACACCGGGGCCGAAAAGAATAGGAATACCGAGAGGGATGATCGATACATCTTCTTTTTCATCTGCTTCATCAGCCTCTTCTTTGGAATGTTTTGATTTGCTCTGTTGTCCGTTGGCCATATTGATGGCGATCATCATCAGGATGATACCGCCTATAACTTTCAGAGACAAGACATTGATACCAAAAAGTTTGAATACAAATTCGCCGCTGAAAAGAGTTACCAGTGATGCAATAAGTATTGTCAATGTCGCCTTAAAGGCGATAGGCCTGATAACATTAGGTGTAGGTGGTGTCACCATTCCTACCATAATGCTCGCAGCGGCAATAGGGTTGAGTATGGTGATCAGTGCGATGATGTCATGCGATAAAACAGAAAGATATGCTGTCATTTTGTTACCTTGTTATTAGCTTGCTGTAAAAAAACGATTTTGATGGACTTTCCTATTTTTTACTAAATGCTGTCGTATTGATTTTCATAAACAACAGGACTTTTCAGATTATACAGAAAAATCTTGAGAGATGTTATATGATTTCTTCAAGGTCGTGAGCCAGTTCATCCGCTTTGGACTTCTCTTTGCTCTTTACATGGACCAGCGTGGCCCATATTGCTCCAACAAAACTAAGCACAATGAATATCCACGGATTGATCAGATCATAGGCATAGTAGTCTATCATGGCCGTAAGGGCTATGAACAGTACAAAATAGACCGTGAAAAGTGCTATTTTGTATCTAAGGCTAATCTTTGTCTTCTTTTTTGTCGATCTCATCGAGAAAAATGCCTCCTGAAAGCAGTGCTACACCATCAAAAAGAAGGCTTATCCCGACAAGCAGACCGACCATAAAGAGGGAACTGAACGGCCATCCGATAATAAAGATGACACCCAGCACCAGTGAAGTGATGGCATTGATAAGCCACAGCCACCACATTTTCTGGGGCTTCAGTGAAAATGCCAGGCCGAAACCGGCGAAGGCATCGGTAAAGAAATAGATGGCAAAAAGCAGTCCAAGTGCGGCGATCCCCTGCATAGGGTAGAAGATCATGAAAAGCCCTACCATGACAAGCAGGAAGCTTTTCAACCATCCGGCCCAGTCATTCTTGTTACTTTGCCACGTCAGCCATCCGGCAGATATACCGGCGAACAGCATCAGGTAGGCTACGAAAGCTAAAGTGGTAAATGACATGAACGTAGGAAAAAAGATTCCCGCCGAGCCAAGTATGATAAAAATGATCCCGCTTATCTTGGCATACTTCTTGAAGTTGTCTACCAGGTTCTTGTTAATGTTCATCTCAGGACTGAGATTGTTGTTCCAGTTCCACATATTGACTCCTTTGGTTTATTGTACCGTTTTTTTCTCGTCTTTTTGTGCATCCTGTTTGAATTCCTTTTTGACCTTCACCGCTTTTTGGGCCTCTTTCTTTTCAAATGCATTGACTTTCTGTTCTGCTACCTGTTCGGGTGTCTCTTTTGAGATCTTTGTATTGGCAATGATCTTCTTGAAATCATTCTTCAGTGTATCGTAAAGCTTTTCAACAACGTTTTTGCCCTTGATCTCTTTCTGAATTTTTTCTATGTCGTCGTTGAGCAGTTTGTAGGCCGCTTCATGTCTCGAGACATAACCGAGAAGTTCCGCTCTCTTGAGCTCTTCTTTGGCTGCAGCCAGCAGTTTCTGGGCTTCTTCTTTTTTGCTTTTGTCCAGTTTGGATGCATCTGTAATGAGATCCTGAGCTGTCAGCAATGGTGTCGGGATGATCGCTTTGACCACTATAAGCGAGTTCATAGCTTCTGCAATGGCTGCAAATGCTGCCTTGTCGTTTCCTTTGTTCAGTTCATCCAGCGCTTTTTTCGTCGCTACCGGATAAATCTTCATCGGTATGGAGATAACAGAAATATCCAGTTCATCTTTGAGGGGTGTCAGAACAGCAGTGGCAGCCTGTGTATCATGCGCTTTCAAAAGCTGCTGTGCCAGTTTGAGTCTTGCGTCTATGACATCGGATGTTCCCATAAAAGCAAAGGCCTGAAATCTCTCATCGATAGGAATAATGTCGAGTGACGGATCGGCTTTCAGCGCAGCATCAAAACTCTTCGTTGCCGCTTCAAGTGCTTTTTTCGCTTCATCCTTTTTCCCTGCCTGCATCGCCTGGAGTGCAGCAAAAGTATTTTGCATCCCTGAGATAATCTCTTTTGGCGCCTGTTTATGGTTCTTGACCTCCTGTTGTATCACATTGTTGACCAGTTCTTTTTTCTCTGTTTTTGCCTGCAGTCCTGTTGCACTCAGGAGCAGTCCGCATGTTAAAGCTGAAAGTAAAAATCTTTTTTTCATTTTCTATCCTTATAGATTTAATTTGTTATAGTTAAATGATATTACTGTTAGTCTAACCGTTCTTTAATAAGGGGGTTCCTACTTATTTCAGCGCCCATACAATCGTAGCAACCCCAAGCAGGGCGACCCATACGGCGGAACGGCTGCCGCCTTTCAAGCCTCCGAACCATAGAGCATACACTGCTTTAAGCAGGTTGTTACTGCCTGCTGCAATCATAATGGCTGTAACAAGTTCTGTCTGCGCTACGCTATACTTGCCTGTCAAAAGAGAAAATATAAAAGGGTCTATATCGGTAAATCCAACTACAAATGAGAGTACCTGTAAGCCTCCGTTACCGTAATGACCAATGACAAAATGTGTAACCACCATCATCAGCACGAAAAGTCCGGCAAATACAAAAGCAGTTCTTAGTTCAAGCGGGTTTTCGTCGACAAAGTCAGTATTGGTGGTTTTATGCTCTCTTTGCTGCAAATATATAAAAGAGATGACCATACCTGCAACGGACAGGGCAATGAATGGTAGGGCAAGCGACTTTGCGACAGAAAAATTGAAGACCATCGCAACAACCAGAAGCCTCAGGTACATCATAGAGGTTGCTGCAATGATCGCTGCATCTATTACCGGGTTATTACCCCCTGCTTTTGCCTTCCGTGCCAGCACAACCGTCGTCGCGGTAGAAGAGTATGTCCCGCCGAAAATACCGGTAAGAAAATACCCTTTGGAAGGGAAAAGATACTTCTGTACCAGGTAGCCGCCGTAACTGATACCCGAAATGACGACGACTGCCAGCCACATCTTGAAAGGAGAGATCGGAAGGTATGGTATGGTATTGGTATTGGGCAGCAGAGGAAGGATCACAGCGGAGAGAAGTACCATTTTCCCCAGGGTCTCGAACTCATGCATATTGACATCATTGCTAAATCGCTGCAGAGACTGTTTGGCATTTAACAGAAAAATGATCAGCACAAAGAGAAGTGACGGCATCCAAAGCTCAAAGCGTTCGGTCATCGGGCCGAATGCATAGACACTGAGCATGACCACATACGGCAGGATGCTTGATTTACCACTCTCGACCTTCTGCCTGTAAAAGACCAGAAAGAGAAGGGACAGCATGATCAATACCGTAATATAGAGAGTGAAATGGACAGGTTCGATTTTATAGAAGATAAACCCAAGTATCCCTATGAAGGTATAGGTACGTGCCGTACCGAAGAACAGATTATTATCTTTGGAATGGTATTGCTGACGGTAGGTTTTAAGCTCCATACCTACAAGAAAACTGAAGACAAAGGTAATGACAAGATGAATGAGATCGGGAGACAGGTTCATGGTGCGATCATCTCTTTTTCATAACAGACCGGATCAAATTTGCAAATGACATCATGGTCATATACCAGCAGTGCTTTATCTTTATCCGGATAGTCATTGAGACTCAAAAAATGTTTCATGATATTGATGCGTGCCTCTTTTTTGTCATCTGTATGGACGACATACCATGGCGCATAGATAAAAGAAGTCTTGTTGAACATATCATCTCTTGCCTTGGAGTAAGCATCCCACATTTTTTGTGCTTTGGCATCTATAGGACTGAGCTTCCATTGTTTAAGTGGATCGGTCTTGCGTGCTTCCAGGCGCTTTTTCTGTTCTTTTTTGGTAATATCGAGATAATATTTGAAAAAACGAATATTCGAGTGTGTCAGCATCTGTTCAAAACTGCCTACTTCCTCCATAAAAGCCTTATACTGTTTTTTAGTACAAAAACCCATCACTTTTTCCACACCGGCACGGTTATACCAGCTTCGGTTGAAAAAAACAATCTCACCTGCACTTGGGAGATGCGGTACATAGCGCTGAAAATACCAGGACTTCTTCTCTTTGTCACTTGGTACTCCCAAAGCAACCGTACGTGCTTCACGTGGGCTCAGATGCTCGGTAAAACGCTTGATCGTCCCATCCTTCCCGGCTGTATCACGCCCTTCCAGGACCAGACATACAGCTACATTCTCTTCGATCACATATTTTTGGAATTTGACCAGTTCCACCTGTAACTTGTAAAGCTCTTTTTTATAGATATTTTTTTTCACTACAGCATTCCTCTCATCATCAGGTCAAAATAGGCACGTCTCATCAGATGCAGATCCATCTCCCACCATATCCATCTGGGAGTAGTCGGATCAAGGGGGAACATTGGCGCGAGTCCTTTGGGTGTGTATTCGGCAAGCATTACCCTGCCGTATCGTGTCTTGATCGGTGAAACGGAATACCCTTCATAGCTCATTGGCTCTACTTTCCCCTCCATGATGGCAGCGATATTATCTTGAAGCACGATCGCCTGTTCCCTGACGGCACCACCGCTTTTCCCTGAAGAAAGTCCCACTACATCACCCAGACCGAAAACGTTTCTGTACTTGGGATGGCGTAGTGTTTTTTCATCGACATCGAGCCACCCTTTATGCAGTCCGTCCTTTATACTAAGTTTAGAATCACGTACGACCTGTGGTGCCTTCATAGGTGGCGTGATATGCAGGTAGTCATAGCTGACATTCACTTCCTCATCTCCATTCGCATAGACCGCTACCTTTTTCTCTTTATCGATACGTTTGAGAATATACCCATAGGAGACAGAAACATTGTCTGTTTTTTTCATTGTTCTTTTTAGTGCTGCATCGATCTTTGCAGAAGGAAAAAGTACTTTACCCGCTTTGGTCAATGTAAACTTTACTTTATGCTGAAGGTCTTTGCCTTTTATTTTCAGCCCATTTCCTTTGAGCATATCATTGGCCAAAAAGAGCATGGAGAGAGAAGCACCCTCCCCTTTGACAGGCGTTTGGGGATCGGAAAACAGAACCTTGACCTCTGACCTTTGGGCTTTACGGCGTATGGCTTTAAGCCATAATCGTGATACGATGGCACCTGTTGACGTTCCCTTCTCTATATCATTAAGGTGTACACTGGCGATACCGTGTTTTCCTATATCTGAAACATCCAGTCCCTCCACTGCATTGTAATCATATTCACATCCAAGGGCTACAACAAGATAATCGTAGGGAACTGTGTTATGTTTTGCTGTCTGTACCCGGTTTTTGTCGGGATCGAATGCCGTCACTTTGTCCTTCACCCAAGTCACATTGTCCGGAAGGAGTTCACTGGTAGGGCGCTTGTTGTCAAATTCACTGAAGAGCCCTGCGGCAACATAGACCTGTCCGCTTTGGTAGAGGTGCGTCTCATTGGGAGCGATCAGTGTGATCTTCGCATTGGGTGCCGAACGTCTCAGACGGGCTGCAACGGTCATTCCTGCTGTACCGCCTCCGACGATAACGATATCGGCTTTTTTCTTACTTGCGAATGTGGAAAGTTTTGTTTTTGCCGAAGCGGACGTACCGCCACCGGCCAACAGTGCGGCACCGCTTATTCCCATGACCTTAAGAGCGTCCCTTCTTTCCATAGTACTGCCTTTAGATGATATCTTCATGATATTTCCTTCTATAATAACGTAATACACCCATTTTCACTACATCGTTGAAGACGAACCAGGTCAATGCATAAGCCCACATGCTGAGTCCCCATGCCCAACCGATCGGTTCCATCAGACCGAAGCCGTACACGGCAATGATCGTACCGGCGACACGGCTGAAGAAGGTGGCATTAAAGAGCGTCCAGGACGGCCACGGGCGCTTCCAGAACCAGTCATCGATACGGGTATTGTAGATCGTCCCGTGCCCAGCTATGACCAGTTTGGCAAAGAAGGCCGATTGAACAAAATCCAACGGCAGATGCATCAGGGAGATCAGAATCCAGAAAAGTGTAAAGGAGGATAGAACGCCTGCCAGTCCGAGCCAGGAAGCCAGGATGAAGACCTCTTTCATATCCCATCTTACCGGTGTCTCCCGCAGCTTCGTATTGTCATAGGCGATCGTCATGATAGGGATATCGTTCAAAAGCGCCAGGATGATGATCATCAGTGCCGTAATAGGATAGAAATCATAGATTACGATGGCAAGTGTCATGAAAATAATGACACGGATCGTCTCTGCGATACGGAAGATCGTATAGCTTTTCATACGTTCAAAGATCTGTCTTGCTTCTTTGATCGCATCGACAATCACCGTCAACCCCGGAGCCATCAGTACGATGTCAGCTGCAGCACGTGCCGCATCGGTCGCACCGCTTACGGCAATACCGCAGTCAGCCTTTTTGAGTGCAGGCGCATCGTTCACACCATCCCCTGTCATACCGACGATATGGTCTGCTTTTTGCAGCGAATCGACAATCATATACTTGTCTTCAGGGAAGACCTGCGCAAATCCGTCCGCCTTTTCTATCAGTGCGACGATCTCCGATTCGTGTTTTTTCACACTGCCTTTTGGAACGGGCATATTGTAAAGCTCTTTTTGCACTTTCTGGACGATCTTTTTGACTATAGTATCGATTTCATCCTTGGAGGCGTCGGGATGCATAGACTCGGCAATGGCCCGCGAAAGGATCTGTGAAAGATAGAGATACTCCTCGACCGACTCGCCCTTGAGCGTATGGATATCTTCTATATTGTCACCGATCTTCAGCATCGAAGCGATGTATTTGGCGACAGCAATGTTGTCACCGGTGACCATCTTGACGGATACACCTTTATCTTTGGCTTCGCTGATGGCTTCGACCGAATCCTCACGCGGAGGATCAAACAGAGGGATGAGGCCTACAAAGTGATAGGCGTCCTCTTCGCATTTTCGAAATGCCACACCGAGGGTTCTGAAGCCTTTCGAAGCAAAGTTCTCAACCTGCTTGTAGGCTTTCGCTTTATCGAACTCTTTGTCGTCGCTCTGTTCTATGATGACCTGTGGAGCGCCCTTCGTGTAAATGAGTTCACAGTCATCCCCCTCATAGATCCCTTCGGTTCTTTTGTGGACAGGATCGAAGGGGAGGAATTTTTTAAGATGTTTGTTACTGAGTTTCTCTTCCAGCTTATTCTGATGTATGTAGTCAAAAATAGGTTTTTCAATAGGATCATTGTTCTCTTCTTTGCTGGCAAGCGCGGCAAATACCATTAGTTCTTCAGCCGTATATTGATTGGCAAGATAGGGATCTGCCAAACTCATTTTATTTTGTGTCAGCGTACCTGTTTTGTCCGAACAGAGCACATCCATTCCTGCGACTTCTTCGATGGCAGCCAGACGACTGACGATCGCCTGTTTGGTTGCCAGCACCTGTGCTCCGATAGCCATGGTCACGGTTAAGACGGCGGGCATTGCCACAGGAATGGCAGAAATGGTAAGTACCAGTGCAAAAATGAGGAGTTCTACCGTCGGCTGCTGTGTTTCTATACCGTGATACACAATAATCGCAATCATAAAGAGTGTCAGGATAATTAAAAAGTTACCGACCTTGATCACCATTTTCTGGAAGTGGCTTACTTCTTCCTGCTCTGCTTTTGCAACAAGTCCTACGGTTTTTCCAAAGTAGGTATTCTTGGCTGTTGCTGTGACTTTTGCTATCATCTCACCCTGTTTGATGATGGCATTGGCATAGAGGTCATCTCCGATCTTCTTATGGACGGGGAGTGATTCACCGGTCAGGGCTGACTGATCGACCAGAAGAAAATCCCCTCCAGCAAGCAGGGCTACATCTGCGGGGACGATATCACCTATCTTGACCTTGATGATATCGTCAGGAACCAGTTCTTTGGCATCGATCTCCTGCCATTTTCCGTCACGCAGTACCAGTGCCTTTCGCGCAAGCTTCTTTTTGAGTACCGCAATGGCGTTAAGCGCTTTAGACTCCTGGTAGAAATCGACAAAGGCATTGACGAATAAAAGGATTATGATAATCGTAAAATCTTCCCAGCGTTGCGCCGCTGCAGAGAGAACAGCTGCCACTTCGATCATCCAGGGGATGGGTCCCCAAAAACGCTTGAAAAGACGTTGTAACCAACTCTTTTCTTTGGCTGTGATGGCATTGGGGCCGAATTTCTTAAGGCGCTCCTGTGCCTCTTCGTGTGTCAGGCCTTTAATATCCGTATTTACTGATTTTTCTTGATCTTCAGGGATAGAGCTGTTTTCCGTATCTTTTGGATCGTTTGGCATCTCGGTTTCCTTTTTGGTATCAATTATTTTTTTATTATACTCCCAAACCTTACAAAAAAGTTAATGAAGATCAATTAACTTTCACTTTTTTGATGGCAGTCATCCCTGTGTCATAACGGTAGACCAGCGGTTTCCCTGTCGGGATCTCGAGTTTAACGACGGCATCGGTACTTAAGTGCTCTATCTCCATGACCAGGGCACGCAGTGAATTTCCGTGCGCGCTGACAAGGACTGTTTTTCCCTTCGCCAACTCGGGTATGAGCACGTCGCGATAATATTCTTTCACTCTCGCGTGGGTGTCTTTCAGTGATTCGCTTTTGGGCAGCAGTGCCGGGTCGAGATCTCTGTATTTGGGGTCGAACTTCGCGGCGCGGGGATCGTTCTCATCCAGTGGGGGCGGCGGTGTGCTGTAGCCTCTCCTGACGCTCAAGAAGGCTTCCTCCCCTATTTCCTGTTTTACAACATCTTTGTTACGTTGCTGCCAGGCGCCGTAGTGGCGTTCATTGAGCTTCCAACTCTTGATACAGTCTATATGTTCCCATACCATCTCCAACAATGCAATCTGTGCCGTATGGATCGCACGTTTAAGCCATGAAGTATAACAGACATCGGGATAGAGCTTCAGTCTTTTCAGTTCCGCTGCCGCTTTTATTGCCTCCTGCCGTCCCTGATCGCTCAGTTCGATATCTGTCCATCCCGTGAAGATATTCTCTTTATTGTAGACACTTTGGCCGTGTCGTAAAAGTATCAATGTTGCAGCCATTATACTTCCTCCTCTTTTTGCAGCAGATAAATGATATAGAAAAACAGTATTACCAGCAGTGCAATGGTGAGATGCCGCTGCACAAACGTCAGCAGATCTATGACCGTATGGCCGAAGTAATAACCCAAAGTCGTAAAGGTTACTGCCCATAGCACCACACCGATAATATCCAGTAACAAAAACTTCCAAAAACTGAAACCCGATACACCCAGCATCAGAAGTGCCGGGATATGTGTACCGTAAACAAAACGTTCAAAAATAACGATCCAGCTTCCATAGTGAAGGAACCAGCTTTCGATTCTCTGCATCTTTTCCTCATAATTTTTAAGTAAGATTTCGGTTTTAGTCTTGAACAGACGTCCGGTTAGGAATACTGCCGTATCACCTATCAATGCACCACCGATAGTGAGAAGTAGGACTTGCGGCAGATCGAACTTACCCACTTTAACCATGTATCCTGCCAGTGTCAACCCGATCTCTCCTTCCAGAATGCTCCAGATGAAGAGTATTCCGTAGGAGAAATGCGCTATGAAAAAATCTATCATTTTTTACGCCCCCATATTTTCAAGCTCGAAAAGCTGACTGTCAAATTCATGTTTCACTGCCTTGTAGACTTCCAGACTGATGGTTCCACTCTGATATCTTTCCAGTAGAGCCTTTGTCTCTTCCATGATCATTCTACGTTTTGTCTTGAGTACCTCTTCTTTGACCAGGGTCTCTTTGTCCACTTCTATTTTATTGAGCTCTTCGGAGAGCGCATCGATCTTTGTCTGGTATTCATTTGTCAGAGACTCAAGACTCTCTGCACTCAGAAAACGCCGTTTATGCAATTTGTCCATTTTTTCCATTATATCCTGATAAAGCAGAATCTCCGTTTTGAGAAGTTCATAGTTTTTCAGCTGGGAAACAGGGGAAAGGATCCCCAGTATTTTCATCAGCGGCGACATCGTCATCCCCTGTACGAAGATAGAGATGAGGACCACACCGAACACCAGTGTTACGATCAGCTCTTTCAATGCAAACGAGTCGGGAATACTGAGTGCCAGAACCATCGAGAGTGCGCCGCGAAGCCCTCCCCACGTCATCACTGCCGCCCAGGAAAAAGGAAACTTGTGATTGGTAGGGTAGAATACCGCCCAGGTACCTGTCACGACAAAAAAACGTGCGGCAAGCACTGAACCGTAAGCGATCAGAACAATGGGAGAAAGCTCCCACAGCAATGTCAGATTCACTGCAAAACCCATCAAAAGGAAGATAAGAGAGTTCATGGCAAATGCGATGTATTCCCAAAAAGTTTCCGTAGCAAGGCGTATAGAAGGGAAAAGTATCTCTGACAAACCTTTTCCTCCGGTGATAAGCCCTGCGGCTACCGTACTCATGACACCGGAGACACCAAGCCTGTCCGCGATAAGAAATGAACCGTATGCTGCGATGGTCGTCAGTG
This DNA window, taken from Sulfurovum lithotrophicum, encodes the following:
- a CDS encoding cation:proton antiporter — protein: MSYESVILILFVIASIVAVITRYINLPYTIALVAVGLMLGGLHLLHPPSLTQELLYSVFLPPLIFEAAIHLRASELWRDGWPIATLVIPGVIASTLLTAAVMVPVSVHFAQINAITWPVGILFGAAVAATDPVAVVSLFNKLGAPRRLRLLIESESLLNDGTSIVVFILAMQYILGHLGTPQDAVVDFFRIVGFGLLVGAIVGLATAAVMHHLDDAMITITLTTIAAYGSFLIADRLGVSGVMSTVAAGLITGGKGLSEILFPSIRLATETFWEYIAFAMNSLIFLLMGFAVNLTLLWELSPIVLIAYGSVLAARFFVVTGTWAVFYPTNHKFPFSWAAVMTWGGLRGALSMVLALSIPDSFALKELIVTLVFGVVLISIFVQGMTMSPLMKILGILSPVSQLKNYELLKTEILLYQDIMEKMDKLHKRRFLSAESLESLTNEYQTKIDALSEELNKIEVDKETLVKEEVLKTKRRMIMEETKALLERYQSGTISLEVYKAVKHEFDSQLFELENMGA